The Falco biarmicus isolate bFalBia1 chromosome 20, bFalBia1.pri, whole genome shotgun sequence genome window below encodes:
- the LOC130141760 gene encoding LOW QUALITY PROTEIN: coiled-coil domain-containing protein 153-like (The sequence of the model RefSeq protein was modified relative to this genomic sequence to represent the inferred CDS: inserted 2 bases in 2 codons; substituted 1 base at 1 genomic stop codon): MLHPVRRALRSGSWSQVLGSEHRDRLLVPPVVMTFVPFPLPWLPEMTWQYQELQKQVAAHSQRLEAKVKSLQEQLAARLRESQQTQEXATXALAQRDRTIXQLQGRLDAVDMEYEILHMSSLDLVLAKMAEASQHWEEVGTAVAIEYKELLKEFGLSPLEIQCPGAPRTGQALSPYLPVSTPGELPTSTSQRPSYPRWVREGGSCLPLGCPAVSQSSP, encoded by the exons ATGCTTCACCCCGTGAGGAGAGCCCTCAGATCAGGCTCCTGGTCACAGGTGCTGGGATCGGAGCACAGGGACCGCCTGCTTGTCCCTCCTGTAGTCATGACGTTtgtccccttcccccttccctggcTCCCAGAAATGACTTGGCAGtaccaggagctgcagaagcaggtaGCAGCCCACAGCCAGCGCTTGGAGGCGAAGGTGAAgagcctgcaggagcagcttg CCGCCAGGCTCCGGGAGAGCCAGCAGACCCAGG ATGCCACCTAGGCATTAGCGCAGAGGGACAGGACCA gccagctgcagggcaggctggatgCCGTGGACATGGAGTATGAGATCCTCCACATGA GTAGCCTGGACCTTGTGCTGGCCAAGATGGCAGAGGCCAGCCAGCACTGGGAAGAAGTAGGAACAGCCGTTGCCATAGAGTACAAGGAGCTCCTGAAGGAGTTCGGTCTCAGCCCCCTGGAGATACAGTGCCCTGGGGCTCCCAGGACAGGCCAGGCTCTCAGCCCCTACCTCCCTGTCAGCACACCTGGAGAGCTTCCCACATCCACTTCCCAGCGCCCCAGCTACCCGCGCTGGGTAAGAGAAGGCGGGTCCTGTCTGCCCCTGGGATGCCCTGCTGTGTCACAGTCCTCTCCATAA